The Miltoncostaea oceani genome includes a region encoding these proteins:
- a CDS encoding nitroreductase family deazaflavin-dependent oxidoreductase, with translation MDFKNWNIEVMKEFRANGGKVEQFGDAPLVILHTVGAKSGQKRQNPLMYLPKGDDVVLFASKAGEPENPDWYHNLVANPDVELEFGDRTVGATAREVKGEERDRLYAEQVAAYPQFGEYEQKTTRKIPVVVVTPTA, from the coding sequence ATGGACTTCAAGAACTGGAACATCGAGGTGATGAAGGAGTTCCGCGCCAACGGGGGCAAGGTGGAGCAGTTCGGCGACGCGCCGCTCGTGATCCTCCACACCGTCGGCGCGAAATCGGGACAGAAGCGGCAGAACCCGCTCATGTACCTCCCGAAGGGCGACGACGTCGTGCTCTTCGCGTCGAAGGCCGGCGAGCCGGAGAACCCCGACTGGTACCACAACCTCGTCGCGAACCCCGACGTGGAGCTCGAGTTCGGTGACCGGACGGTCGGTGCGACGGCCCGCGAGGTGAAGGGCGAGGAGCGCGACCGCCTCTACGCCGAGCAGGTGGCGGCGTACCCGCAGTTCGGCGAGTACGAGCAGAAGACGACCCGCAAGATCCCGGTGGTCGTCGTCACGCCGACCGCCTGA